The Euwallacea similis isolate ESF13 chromosome 35, ESF131.1, whole genome shotgun sequence genome has a segment encoding these proteins:
- the LOC136418411 gene encoding fl(2)d-associated complex component-like isoform X4: MSNKGKRKITVSLSRQKSKTQGKARPSVFDRLGIKAGILLKGEYCHPWAQTGSCPYGKGCKYSKTHTLISPSKQRAAKIQSVSKKHHVKDTHKRAQKGETDNWDQWGPEELEDADADDLERKRQELQRELELQMKMEHKARKKDKKNKKESSPSSDSSSSSSDSSSSSDDSSSSSSSSVETKRKKVNKVKKRPSSSSSESFSHTHKQKKGKPSVKDVGRDKSKSKAKTPSTNKPAIKSPSPVRVKKKSETPPIKLKAASNKIDGEVKSPRPQSRSGDRKEKHRTPSPKLIREKEREKEKERERERERGKLFCLILIEEKTKILLEKEREREKEREREKEREKERERERAKLREKERDRDKKKDSRSPKRDSRTSKEIKRRDSPDSAHSRDKKISPGRSKPSSRRSPERRGDKREERGRSRGKERSSDKIRSKDKRDSRDRDRERERRMREEREAAREKEREEALARCQERQRERERLKEMEKKEGDRRGRDRSRRDERSVDDRLSRRHSPSDRRGHSVDTRKSGRSSPDRHLDRGEIQQRGDYGRGRDERRLDEKSFEGSYERSQYERSHYEATLDEREYVDDRRRELWDDRVELDREFVGSRGRPGYCGKGRGDWGEGDYPEHEWDRATRRPVDWEGREGWDALDRAHAQEEEWRHYDRMDNWGGDGRRRWPNREWRERDNSSRPRSAASHSLEGSADDSKSESHKKGTASTSTGSQPALNESSSDQKSTSVEISEALPSAGKRPAEEPGETSNELKRAKPDPVLEDDLSEISDDADDILNRDEDVILEETSEELLTTVIEPEIQSQVFEQVASEKSPVSSPAKSPKKEDSIDDDNADLDFEEISEDELDEESKIKGIGDALGVDWASLVQESRSKVKPTSSSKLRWEPHNVLVNLGVSVNLAGEDLVKDILRQHSEADTKPVKEEEVKTEPPEVSHPIAAIQVANKESQQIRKSLFNSVGQHTRALSARRDLLIRRHLCNLPVNDLYVEAPKRHDPELFKVAAQLFERCL; this comes from the exons atgtctaataaaGGGAAACGAAAAATCACAGTCAGTCTGAGCAGGCAAAAGAGCAAGACTCAAGGGAAAGCCCGGCCCAGTGTATTCGACCGCCTGGGCATCAAAGCGGGGATACTGCTCAAAGGAGAGTACTGTCATCCCTGGGCCCAAACTGGGTCCTGTCCGTACGGAAAAG GTtgcaaatattcaaaaacccATACCCTCATAAGCCCCTCAAAGCAGCGCGCAGCAAAAATTCAATCTGTATCCAAGAAACACCATGTGAAAGATACCCACAAGCGAGCACAGAAAGGGGAAACAGACAATTGGGATCAGTGGGGCCCTGAAGAATTGGAGGATGCTGATGCGGATGATTTGGAACGAAAACGTCAAGAATTGCAACGCGAACTAGAGTTGCAGATGAAGATGGAACACAAGGCCCGAAAA aaagataagaaaaataagaaagaaagCAGTCCATCAAGCGACTCCAGTTCAAGTTCGTCAGATTCAAGTAGTAGCAGCGATGATTCCAGTTCAAGTAGTTCTTCATCTGTTGAAACCAAGCgcaaaaaagtgaataaagttAAGAAAAGACCTAGTTCGTCTAGTTCTGAAAGCTTTAGCCACacacacaaacaaaaaaagggaaaaccTTCAGTGAAGGACGTTGGGCGAGATAAATCCAAGAGCAAAGCAAAGACACCTAG cACCAACAAGCCAGCAATTAAATCTCCGTCCCCGGTACGCGTCAAGAAAAAGAGCGAAACTCCTCCGATAAAACTAAAAGCAGCCTCAAATAAAATAGATGGGGAGGTGAAATCTCCTAGGCCCCAAAGCAGGTCTGGTGACCGGAAGGAGAAGCATCGCACTCCAAGTCCCAAATTGATAAGAGAAAAAGAGCGGGAGAAAGAGAAGGAGCGtgaaagagagagagaaagaggtaagttattttgtttaattttgattgaggaaaaaacaaaaatattattagagaaagaaagagagagagaaaagGAACGGGAGCGGGAAAAAGAGCGAGAAAAAGAACGCGAAAGAGAACGTGCTAAGCTACGTGAAAAAGAACGTGATCGAGATAAGAAAAAGGACTCGAGATCTCCAAAAAGAGATAGCAGAACTTcgaaagaaatcaaaagacGAGATTCACCTGATTCAGCCCACTCCAGGGACAAGAAGATTTCGCCTGGTCGCTCCAAACCTTCATCACGAAGAAGTCCTGAGAGACGCGGTGATAAACGAGAAGAAAGGGGCAG gtCAAGAGGCAAAGAGAGGTCTAGCGACAAAATACGCAGCAAAGACAAGCGAGATTCAAGAGACCGTGATCGAGAACGGGAGCGGCGCATGCGAGAGGAACGGGAAGCAGCTAGGgagaaagagagagaagaAGCTTTGGCCAGATGTCAAGAGAGAcagagagagagggagaggCTTAAAGAGATGGAGAAAAAGGAGGGGGATAGGAGGGGAAGAGACCGATCGCGCAGAGATGAGCGTTCTGTGGACGATCGCCTGTCTAGACGACATTCGCCTTCTGATCGTAGGGGACATTCAGTGGACACCAGAAAATCTGGTAGAAGCAGTCCTGATCGGCATTTAGATCGTGGGGAAATTCAGCAGAGGGGAGATTATGGTCGAGGTAGAGATGAAAGACG ATTagatgaaaaaagttttgaaggTTCTTATGAACGCAGTCAGTACGAGCGAAGCCATTATGAAGCAACTTTGGATGAACGAGAATATGTGGATGATCGGCGTCGAGAATTGTGGGATGATCGCGTGGAGCTAGATAGAGAATTTGTTGGTTCTAGGGGAAGGCCGGGATATTGTGGGAAGGGCAGAGGCGATTGGGGCGAAGGAGATTATCCAGAGCATGAATGGGACAGAGCAACACGTAGGCCAGTGGACTGGGAGGGGAGGGAAG GTTGGGATGCGTTAGATCGGGCGCATGCTCAAGAGGAAGAATGGCGACATTATGACAGGATGGATAATTGGGGCGGTGATGGCAGGCGGAGGTGGCCAAATCGCGAATGGCGAGAAAGAGACAATAGTTCGAGACCGAGGAGCGCCGCATCGCATTCACTAGAAGGTAGCGCTG acGACAGCAAATCGGAATCTCACAAAAAGGGAACAGCCTCTACCTCAACGGGCAGTCAACCCGCTTTAAATGAATCGAGTAGTGATCAGAAATCTACATCAGTAGAGATCTCTGAAGCTTTACCTTCTGCAGGCAAAAGACCAGCCGAAGAGCCAGGAGAAACTTCTAACGAGCTCAAACGAGCCAAACCAGATCCTGTTCTTGAAGACGATTTAAGTGAAATTAGCGATGATGCCGATGACATTTTGAATAGAGATGAG GACGTAATTTTGGAAGAAACCTCAGAGGAACTTTTAACAACTGTAATTGAACCAGAAATACAATCTCAAGTCTTTGAACAAGTAGCTTCAGAAAAATCTCCGGTCTCATCTCCAGCTAAAAGCCCCAAAAAAGAGGACTCAATCGACGATGATAATGCTGATTTAGACTTTGAAGAAATCTCCGAGGATGAACTTGATGAGGAATCCAAAATCAAGGGAATTGGAGACGCGCTAGGGGTAGATTGGGCTAGTTTAGTCCAAGAATCGCGCTCCAAAGTGAAACCTACAAGTTCGAGCAAGCTGCGTTGGGAACCCCATAATGTTCTAGTTAATCTGGGTGTGTCCGTCAATTTGGCTGGGGAAGATCTGGTCAAAGACATCTTGAGACAGCACTCTGAAGCTGATACCAAACCTGTCAAGGAGGAGGAAGTAAAAACAGAACCTCCAGAAGTCTCCCACCCCATCGCTGCCATTCAAGTGGCTAATAAAGAGTCGCAGCAGATCAGGAAGTCGCTGTTCAACAGTGTGGGACAGCACACTAGGGCGTTGTCCGCTCGACGGGATTTGTTAATCCGGAGGCATTTGTGCAATCTGCCGGTCAACGATTTGTATGTGGAGGCTCCAAAAAGACACGATCCGGAGCTGTTTAAGGTTGCGGCTCAACTTTTCGAGCGGTGCTTATGA
- the LOC136418411 gene encoding fl(2)d-associated complex component-like isoform X5 → MSNKGKRKITVSLSRQKSKTQGKARPSVFDRLGIKAGILLKGEYCHPWAQTGSCPYGKGCKYSKTHTLISPSKQRAAKIQSVSKKHHVKDTHKRAQKGETDNWDQWGPEELEDADADDLERKRQELQRELELQMKMEHKARKKDKKNKKESSPSSDSSSSSSDSSSSSDDSSSSSSSSVETKRKKVNKVKKRPSSSSSESFSHTHKQKKGKPSVKDVGRDKSKSKAKTPSTNKPAIKSPSPVRVKKKSETPPIKLKAASNKIDGEVKSPRPQSRSGDRKEKHRTPSPKLIREKEREKEKEREREREREKEREREKEREREKEREKERERERAKLREKERDRDKKKDSRSPKRDSRTSKEIKRRDSPDSAHSRDKKISPGRSKPSSRRSPERRGDKREERGRSRGKERSSDKIRSKDKRDSRDRDRERERRMREEREAAREKEREEALARCQERQRERERLKEMEKKEGDRRGRDRSRRDERSVDDRLSRRHSPSDRRGHSVDTRKSGRSSPDRHLDRGEIQQRGDYGRGRDERRLDEKSFEGSYERSQYERSHYEATLDEREYVDDRRRELWDDRVELDREFVGSRGRPGYCGKGRGDWGEGDYPEHEWDRATRRPVDWEGREGWDALDRAHAQEEEWRHYDRMDNWGGDGRRRWPNREWRERDNSSRPRSAASHSLEGSADDSKSESHKKGTASTSTGSQPALNESSSDQKSTSVEISEALPSAGKRPAEEPGETSNELKRAKPDPVLEDDLSEISDDADDILNRDEDVILEETSEELLTTVIEPEIQSQVFEQVASEKSPVSSPAKSPKKEDSIDDDNADLDFEEISEDELDEESKIKGIGDALGVDWASLVQESRSKVKPTSSSKLRWEPHNVLVNLGVSVNLAGEDLVKDILRQHSEADTKPVKEEEVKTEPPEVSHPIAAIQVANKESQQIRKSLFNSVGQHTRALSARRDLLIRRHLCNLPVNDLYVEAPKRHDPELFKVAAQLFERCL, encoded by the exons atgtctaataaaGGGAAACGAAAAATCACAGTCAGTCTGAGCAGGCAAAAGAGCAAGACTCAAGGGAAAGCCCGGCCCAGTGTATTCGACCGCCTGGGCATCAAAGCGGGGATACTGCTCAAAGGAGAGTACTGTCATCCCTGGGCCCAAACTGGGTCCTGTCCGTACGGAAAAG GTtgcaaatattcaaaaacccATACCCTCATAAGCCCCTCAAAGCAGCGCGCAGCAAAAATTCAATCTGTATCCAAGAAACACCATGTGAAAGATACCCACAAGCGAGCACAGAAAGGGGAAACAGACAATTGGGATCAGTGGGGCCCTGAAGAATTGGAGGATGCTGATGCGGATGATTTGGAACGAAAACGTCAAGAATTGCAACGCGAACTAGAGTTGCAGATGAAGATGGAACACAAGGCCCGAAAA aaagataagaaaaataagaaagaaagCAGTCCATCAAGCGACTCCAGTTCAAGTTCGTCAGATTCAAGTAGTAGCAGCGATGATTCCAGTTCAAGTAGTTCTTCATCTGTTGAAACCAAGCgcaaaaaagtgaataaagttAAGAAAAGACCTAGTTCGTCTAGTTCTGAAAGCTTTAGCCACacacacaaacaaaaaaagggaaaaccTTCAGTGAAGGACGTTGGGCGAGATAAATCCAAGAGCAAAGCAAAGACACCTAG cACCAACAAGCCAGCAATTAAATCTCCGTCCCCGGTACGCGTCAAGAAAAAGAGCGAAACTCCTCCGATAAAACTAAAAGCAGCCTCAAATAAAATAGATGGGGAGGTGAAATCTCCTAGGCCCCAAAGCAGGTCTGGTGACCGGAAGGAGAAGCATCGCACTCCAAGTCCCAAATTGATAAGAGAAAAAGAGCGGGAGAAAGAGAAGGAGCGtgaaagagagagagaaagag agaaagaaagagagagagaaaagGAACGGGAGCGGGAAAAAGAGCGAGAAAAAGAACGCGAAAGAGAACGTGCTAAGCTACGTGAAAAAGAACGTGATCGAGATAAGAAAAAGGACTCGAGATCTCCAAAAAGAGATAGCAGAACTTcgaaagaaatcaaaagacGAGATTCACCTGATTCAGCCCACTCCAGGGACAAGAAGATTTCGCCTGGTCGCTCCAAACCTTCATCACGAAGAAGTCCTGAGAGACGCGGTGATAAACGAGAAGAAAGGGGCAG gtCAAGAGGCAAAGAGAGGTCTAGCGACAAAATACGCAGCAAAGACAAGCGAGATTCAAGAGACCGTGATCGAGAACGGGAGCGGCGCATGCGAGAGGAACGGGAAGCAGCTAGGgagaaagagagagaagaAGCTTTGGCCAGATGTCAAGAGAGAcagagagagagggagaggCTTAAAGAGATGGAGAAAAAGGAGGGGGATAGGAGGGGAAGAGACCGATCGCGCAGAGATGAGCGTTCTGTGGACGATCGCCTGTCTAGACGACATTCGCCTTCTGATCGTAGGGGACATTCAGTGGACACCAGAAAATCTGGTAGAAGCAGTCCTGATCGGCATTTAGATCGTGGGGAAATTCAGCAGAGGGGAGATTATGGTCGAGGTAGAGATGAAAGACG ATTagatgaaaaaagttttgaaggTTCTTATGAACGCAGTCAGTACGAGCGAAGCCATTATGAAGCAACTTTGGATGAACGAGAATATGTGGATGATCGGCGTCGAGAATTGTGGGATGATCGCGTGGAGCTAGATAGAGAATTTGTTGGTTCTAGGGGAAGGCCGGGATATTGTGGGAAGGGCAGAGGCGATTGGGGCGAAGGAGATTATCCAGAGCATGAATGGGACAGAGCAACACGTAGGCCAGTGGACTGGGAGGGGAGGGAAG GTTGGGATGCGTTAGATCGGGCGCATGCTCAAGAGGAAGAATGGCGACATTATGACAGGATGGATAATTGGGGCGGTGATGGCAGGCGGAGGTGGCCAAATCGCGAATGGCGAGAAAGAGACAATAGTTCGAGACCGAGGAGCGCCGCATCGCATTCACTAGAAGGTAGCGCTG acGACAGCAAATCGGAATCTCACAAAAAGGGAACAGCCTCTACCTCAACGGGCAGTCAACCCGCTTTAAATGAATCGAGTAGTGATCAGAAATCTACATCAGTAGAGATCTCTGAAGCTTTACCTTCTGCAGGCAAAAGACCAGCCGAAGAGCCAGGAGAAACTTCTAACGAGCTCAAACGAGCCAAACCAGATCCTGTTCTTGAAGACGATTTAAGTGAAATTAGCGATGATGCCGATGACATTTTGAATAGAGATGAG GACGTAATTTTGGAAGAAACCTCAGAGGAACTTTTAACAACTGTAATTGAACCAGAAATACAATCTCAAGTCTTTGAACAAGTAGCTTCAGAAAAATCTCCGGTCTCATCTCCAGCTAAAAGCCCCAAAAAAGAGGACTCAATCGACGATGATAATGCTGATTTAGACTTTGAAGAAATCTCCGAGGATGAACTTGATGAGGAATCCAAAATCAAGGGAATTGGAGACGCGCTAGGGGTAGATTGGGCTAGTTTAGTCCAAGAATCGCGCTCCAAAGTGAAACCTACAAGTTCGAGCAAGCTGCGTTGGGAACCCCATAATGTTCTAGTTAATCTGGGTGTGTCCGTCAATTTGGCTGGGGAAGATCTGGTCAAAGACATCTTGAGACAGCACTCTGAAGCTGATACCAAACCTGTCAAGGAGGAGGAAGTAAAAACAGAACCTCCAGAAGTCTCCCACCCCATCGCTGCCATTCAAGTGGCTAATAAAGAGTCGCAGCAGATCAGGAAGTCGCTGTTCAACAGTGTGGGACAGCACACTAGGGCGTTGTCCGCTCGACGGGATTTGTTAATCCGGAGGCATTTGTGCAATCTGCCGGTCAACGATTTGTATGTGGAGGCTCCAAAAAGACACGATCCGGAGCTGTTTAAGGTTGCGGCTCAACTTTTCGAGCGGTGCTTATGA